CCGCCCACCAGCTCGAACTCGCCCTCTGGCTTGAAGCGGACCGGATGGGCACGCTGCTGACGGCGCTGGACGAGGAGTCCTTGGAGAACCAGCGCGACGTCGTCAAGAACGAACGCCGCCAGCGTTACGACAACGTGCCCTACGGCACCGCGTTCGAGCGCCTGACCGCCATGGTCTACCCCGAGGGCCACCCGTACCACCACCTGCCGATCGGCTCGATGGCCGACCTGGACGCGGCGTCGCTCGCGGACGCGCAGGAGTTCTTCCGCACCTACTACGCGCCGAACAACGCGGTGCTCGCCGTCGTCGGGGACATCGACCCCGAGACCACCCTGGCCTGGGTGGAGAAGTACTTCGGCTCCATCCCCTCCCACGACGGCAAGCGCCCGCCGCGCGACGGCTCGCTGCCCGACACGCTCGGCGGCGAGACGCGCGAGCTGCTGCGCGAGGACGTTCCCGCGCGGGCCCTGATGGCGGCCTACCGGCTGCCGCGGGACGGCGTGCGCGAGGCCGACGCGGCCGACCTGGCGCTCACCGTGCTCGGCGGCGGCGAGTCCTCGCGGCTGCACAACCGCCTGGTCAGGCGCGACCGCACCGCCGTCGCCGTCGGCTTCGGCATGCTCAGGCTGTCCGGCGCGCCCTCCATGGGCTGGCTGGACGTCAAGACCTCGGGCGACGCGGAGATCGCCGCCATCGACGCCGCCGTGGACGAGGAACTGGCCCGGTTCGCCGCCGAGGGGCCGACACCCGAGGAGATGGAGCGCGCGCAGGCGCAGTTGGAGCGCGAGTGGCTCGACCGCCTCGCGACCGTCGGCGGGCGCGCCGACGAGCTGTGCAAGTACGCGGTCCTCTTCGGCGATCCGCAGCTCGCGCTCACCGCGGTGCGGCGGATCCTCGACGTCACCCCCGAGGAGGTCAAGGCGGTCGCGGCGGCGCGGCTGCGCCCGGACAACCGCGCGGTGCTCGTCTACGAGCCCACAGGGGACCCGGCGGACACGGACACGGAAGAGCAGGACGCGACCGAAGGGGCGGACCAGTGACCGACGTCACCTCCACCATGCAGCTCCACCCGCGGCCGACCGCGGGCACCCCGCGGCCGTGGGCGTTCCCCGCCCCCGAGCGCGGGGCGCTGCCCAACGGGCTGACCGTGCTGCGCTGCCACCGCCCCGGCCAGCGGGTGATCGCGGTCGAGGTCAGCCTGACCGCGCCGCTGGCGGCCGAGCCCACCGGGCAGGAGGGCGTGGCCACGATCATGGCGCGGGCCCTCTCCGAGGGCACCGACCGGCACAGCGCCGAGGAGTTCGCCGCCGAGCTGGAACGGTACGGCGCGACGCTCGACACGTTCGCCGACCACCCGGGCGTACGGGTCTCGCTCGAAGTCCCGGCCTCGCGCCTCACCAAGGCTTTGGGGCTGCTCGCCGACGCGCTGCGCGCCCCGGCCTTCGCGGAGAGCGAGATCGAGCGGCTGGTCGCCAACCGGCTCGACGAGATCCCGCACGAGCTGGCCAACCCCGGGCGCCGCGCGGCGGTGGCGCTGTACGACACGCTGTTCCCCGCGGACTCCCGGCTGGCGCGGCCCCGGCAGGGCACCGCGGAGTCCGTGGCGCGGATCGACGCCAAGTCGGTGCGCGCCTTCTACGAGGCGCACGTGCGGCCGTCGGCCGCCACGGTCGTCGTGGTCGGCGACCTGACGGGCATCGACCTCGACGCGGCGCTGCTCGGCACCCTGGGCGCGTGGACCGGGCCTGCCGCGGGGCCGCCCGTCTGGGCGCCGTTCAGCGCCGACGACACCGGCCGCGTCGTCATCGTGGACCGGCCGGGAGCCGTGCAGACCCAGCTGCTCATCGCGCGGCTCGGCCAGGACCGGCACGACCCGGCCTACCCGGCGCGGCGCCTGGGGATCTACTGCCTGGGCGGGACGATCACCTCCCGCCTCGACCGCGTGCTGCGCGAGGAGAAGGGCTACACCTACGGCATCAGGTCCTTCAGCCAGGTGCTGCGCTCGCGCGCCGACGGCGCGGGCGCGGCGCTGCTCGGCATCCGCGGTTCGGTGGCCACGGACGTGACCGGGCCCGCGCTCGCCGACCTGTGGCGCGTGCTGCGCGAGCTCGCCGAGGGCGGGCTCACCGAGGAGGAGCGGGACGCCGCCGTGCAGTACCTGGTGGGGGTCGCGCCGCTGAGCTTCGAGACGGCGGCCGCGGTCGCCGGAACGCTGGCGGACCAGGTCGAGGAGGAGCTGCCGGACGACTACCAGGCCACGCTGTACGCGCGCCTCGCCGACACGGGCGCCGTCGAGGCCACCGCGGCGGTGGTGCGGGCGTTCCCCGTCGACCGCCTGGTGACGGTCCTGGTCGGTGACGCCTCGCAGATCGCGGAACCCGTACGGGAGCTGGGCATCGGCGAGGTGACCGTGGTGGCCGGCTGACGTCGGCCGGGCGCGGCGGGCGCGTCCCCCCGGCGGCCGGCCGCCGGGGCGCCCGCCGCGCCGCCCCCGTGCGCTCCCGGCGCACGTTCTTCCGGTGTTTACGGCCGAAAATCGGTGCATTTTCCCGGAGCGGTATCGGCATTTCCCGTGTTGTGCCATACAGTTCAGGGCAGTGAACCGGTGGTATTGCGACAGGGCTGGCGCCGGAATGTCTGTGGGGGTTGTTCCATGCGTATCTCCGCGCACACGGTATGCACGGCGATCCGTGACGACATCGTCGGCGGCGTTCTGCCGCCCGGTGCCAGGCTGGCGGAGGAACAGCTCGCGCAGCGTTACGGCGTCTCGCGGGTGCCGGTGCGCGAGGCACTGCGGACACTGGAGTCCGAGGGGTTCGTGGTCTCCCGGCGGCACGCGGGGGCGTGCGTGGCGCAGCCGGGCGACCGGGAGGCGGCCGACCTGCTGGACATCAGGGCCCTGCTGGAGCCGCTCGGCGCGGCCAGGGCCGCGCAGCGCCGCACGGAGGCGCACCTGAAGGTGCTGCGCGGATTGGTGCGGCTGGGCCGCCAGCGCGCAGGCCAGGGGCAGGAGGCGGACCTCAGGTCGCTGGGGGACTGGTTCCACGAGACGGTCGCGCAGGCCACGGGCAACCCCGGTCTCACCGCGATGCTCGTGCAGCTGCGGCGCAAGGTGACCTGGCTGTACGCGGGCGAGCCCCTGTCCCGGGCCGTGAGCCTGTGGCAGGAGCGGGGCGCCCTGGTCGACGCCATCGCGCGCGGTGACGCGGAGCGCGCGCGGATGCTGTCGGCCGCGCAGCTGGAACGGGCGAATCCGGCCCGCAGACAGTTCCGCCCCGTGGGCGTGAGAGGTCAGAAACCTGCTGTCAACACAGCGCGTGGCCAGATTTAACAGCGACCGTATACATATGGGTCACCGACCCGGTAATTCCGCCGCCGGAATCCTGGGCGCAAATAGCGCTGCCCGAATTACTCGCCGAATCCGGCGGCGGCTGTTTTCACACCGTTTCCGGGAGTTCTTCGAGGCCCTCGGAAACGAGCTTCGCCAGCCGGTCGAGCGCCGCCTCGGCCGCCGCCGCGTCGGCCGCGGTCGACGCGAGCACGATCTCCTCGCCGCCCTCGGCGCCCAGGCTCAGCACGGCGAGCATCGAGGCGGCGTTGACGGGTGCGCCGCCCGCGCGCGCGACGCTCACCGGCACGCCGGCTGCCGTCGCGGCACGGACGAAGATCGAGGCGGGACGGGCGTGCAGCCCTTCGGCCCAGCCAATGGTGACGCGGCGCTCGGCCATGGTGGTGTCCTTAAGGGTTGAACGGACATGCGGACGCGGTGTCCCCGGCGGGAGACGCCGAGCCTCCCGTCCGGACACGGTCAACCGTACGCTGAAGCCATGCGCATGCCCGCCCAGCCTCCCTACCCGGCGCACTGGGAAGCCGACGTGGTGCTGCGCGACGGCGGCACCACGCACATCAGGCCCATCACGCCCGACGACGCGCGGCGCCTGGTCGGCTTCTACGAGCGGGTCTCCGACCAGTCGAAGTACTACCGCTTCTTCGCCCCCTACCCCCGGCTCTCCGACCGGGACGTGCACCGGTTCACCCATCACGACTACGTGGACCGGGTCGGCCTCGCGGCCACGGTGGGCGGCGAGTTCCTCGCCACCGTGCGCTACGACCGGGTGGACGGGAACGGCCGCGCGGCCCCGGCGCCCGCGGACCGCGCGGAGGTGGCGTTCCTGGTGCAGGACGCCCACCAGGGCCGGGGCCTGGCCTCCGTGCTGCTCGAACACATCGCCGCGGTCGCGCGGGAACGCGGCATCCGCCGCTTCGAGGCCGAGGTGCTGCCCGCCAACGGCAAGATGATCAAGGTCTTCACCGACGCGGGCTACGTGCAGCGCCGCAGTTTCGCGGACGGCGCGGTCCACCTCTCCCTCGACCTCGAACCCACCGCCGAGTCGGTCGCCGTCATGCGCGCCAGGGAGCAGCGGGCCGAGGCCAGGTCGGTGGAACGGCTGCTCGCGCCGCGCAGCGTCGCCGTCATCGGCGCGGGCCGCGCCCCGGGCGGCGCCGGCCGGACGGTACTCGCGGGGCTGCGGTCCTGCGGGTTCCGCGGCGAGGTCTACGCCGTGAACGCGGCGCTGCCCGACGGCGCCACGGAACTCGGCGGCGTCCCGGCGTTCCGCTCGGTCCGCGACATCGGCGCCCCCGTTGACCTGGCCGTCGTCGCGGTGCCCGCGGACCGGGTGGCCGCCGTCACCGAGGACTGCGGCGAGCACGGCGTCCAGGGACTGCTCGTCCTGGCCGCCGGGCACACCCGCGACCAGCGGCGGGCGCTCGTCGCGCGAGCCCGCTCGTACGGCATGCGCGTCATCGGCCCGGGCGCCTTCGGCGTCATCAACACCGCGTCGGACGTCCGCCTCAACGCCAGCCCCGCCCCGCGCCTGCCGCGCCGGGGCCGCATCGGCCTGTTCACCCAGTCCGCGGCCATCGGCATCGCCGTGCTCGACGAACTGGACGGGCGCGGGGCCGGCCTGTCCACGTTCCTCTCCGCGGGCAGCCGCGCCGACGTCTCGGGCAACGACGCGCTCCAGTTCTGGGACGAGGACCCGCACACCGGGGTCGTGCTCATGTACCTCGAATCCGTGGGCAACCCGCGCAAGTTCACCCGGCTCGCCCGGCGCACCGCGGCGGCCGGCACACCCGTCGTCGTGGTGCGCGGCGGGCGGCACAGCGGCGGCGCGCCGCCGCACGACCACGCCGTGCCCGCGGGAGGCGCGCCCGAGAGCACGGTGTCCGCGCTGCTCGCGCAGGCCGGGGTCATCGAGGCGGACACCGCCGTCGAACTCGTCGACACCGGCCTGCTGCTCGCCCACCAGCCCCTGCCGCGCGGCCCGCGCGTCGCCGTCATCGGCAACGCCGAGGCGCTCGCGCTCGTCGCCCACGACGCGTGCCGGGCCCATGCGCTCGCCCCGCTGCCGCCGGTCGTCCTCGGCGGCGCCGCGGACGCCGCGGACTTCGGGCGGGCGCTCGCCGCGGCCCTGCGGGACCCGGAGACCGACGCCGTCGTGGTCACCGCGGTGCCCGGCGCCGGGCTCGGGCGGCCGTCGGGGGCGGACCGGCTCGCCTCGGCGCTGGCCGACGCGGCGGCGGGCGCGGACAAGCCGGTCGTCGTGGCCCACCTGGCCCTGGACGGGCCGGCGGCCGGCCTCGCGGGACACGGCGTGCCGGCCTACCCCGCCGCGGAGCGCGCGGTCCGCGCCCTCGCCCACGCGGTGCGGCACGCCGCCTGGCGGACCGGGGCCGCCGCCCCGGGCCGCGTTCCCCAGTTCGACGACATCGACGAGGCGCGCGCGGCCCGGCTGCTCGCGGGCGCCGCGCCCGCGGGCGCGGGCCCCGCCCGGCTGACGGACGAGGCGGCGCACGTGCTGCTGGCCGCCTACGGCATCGCCGTGGCGCCCGCGCTGCCCGCCGGCGACCCGGCCGCCGCGGCGGCCGCCGCCGCGCGCCTCGGCTACCCGGTGGCCCTCAAGAGCACGGCGCCGCACGCGCGGCACCGGGCCGATCTCGGCGGAGTGCGGCTCGGCCTGGCCACCGAGGGCGAACTGCGCCGCGCCTGGGCCGACCTCACCGGCCCGGGAGCCCCGCCCGCCGCGGCGGGCGAGCGGGCCGGCGCCCGGCACCCGCGCCCCGTCGTGCAGGCGATGGCGCCGCGCGGCGTCGACACGGTGGTGCGGGCCACCGCGGACCCCGCGATCGGCGCGGTCCTGTCGTTCGGCCTGGCCGGGCCGCCGTCGGAACTGCTCGGGGACGTCGGCCACCGGCTGCTCCCGGTCACCGACCGGGACGTCGCCGCGCTCGTCCGGTCCATCCGGGCCGCGCCCATGCTGTTCGGCTGGCGCGGGGCGCCCCCGGCCGACACGGCCGCGCTTGAGGAACTGCTGCTGCGGCTCGGCCGGTTGCTCGAAGACCGGCCGGAGGTCGCGGCGGTCGGGCTCGACCCGGTCGTGGTGGCGCCACGCGGAGTGACCGTGCTGTCCGCCGCCGTGACCGTCGCGCCGCCGCCCCCGCGCGCGGATCTCGGTCCGCGCCGTCTTCCCGCCTACTGATCCGCGCTGATCCGCAAGGGCCCTTCTCGCCGCGGAGCGGCCCCGTAGGATGGGGGCCATGGCGAAGACCGGTACCACGTCTCAGGGGCTGCGGGAGGCAATCGAACGCAGCGGCTACTACCCGGCGCTCGTCGCCGAGGCCGTGGAGGCGGCGGTGGGCCGGGAGCCCGTCGTCTCCTTCCTGGTGCACCAGGAGACGACGTTCGACAGCAACGAGGTCCGCCGCCACGCCACGGTGCTGGTGCTCACCGGCACCCGGTTCATCGTGAGCCACACCGACGAGCAGTCCGCGGAGAGCACGCCCCCGGCGCCCTACGCCACCACCTCGACGGAGTCCGTGAAGCTGTCCCGGATCTCCTCCGTGGTGATCAGCCGCGTCGTCGCCGACCCGCAGTCGTACACGCCCGGCACGCTGCCCCGCGAGGTCGTGCTCACCATCGGCTGGGGCGCGGTGTCGCGCATCGACATGGAGCCCGCGAGCTGCGGCGATCCCAACTGCGAGGCGGACCACGGCTACACGGGCTCCACGACGGCCGACGACCTGTCGCTGCGCATCAGTGAGGCCGGTGACGGGCCCGAGACCGTGCGGCAGACCCTGGAGTTCGCGCAGGCACTCTCCGAGGCGACGGCGGCGGCCGGCAGGTGACGCACGCCCCCGCACACGACCCCCTGCCGCTCGACCCGCGCGACGCGCCCGTGCCGCGCTACGGCTCCGGGTCGCTGGCCGATGTGCTGCCCGCGGCGCTCGCAGGACTCGAGGTCATGGCCCCGGGCACCGGGCTGATCCTGCCACCGGCGGACCGGGTGTGCCTCTTCCTCGTCGACGGCCTCGGCTGGGAGCTGCTGCGCGCCCACCCCGGCGAGGCCCCGTTCCTCAGCTCGCTGCTGCCCGGCTCACGGGCGGGCGACGGGGCGCCGATCACCAGCGGGTTCCCCGCCACCACCGCGACCTCGCTCGCGTCCGTCGGGACGGGCCTGGCGCCCGCGGCCCACGGCCTGGCCGGCTACAAGGTGCTCGACCCGGACACCGGCGAGACGATGAACCAGCTGCGCTGGGAGCCGTGGACGGAGCCGGCGGCCTGGCAGCCGCACCCCACGCTGTTCCAGGCGGCGCACGCGGCCGGGGTGGCGACCAGTCAGGTCACCGCGCCGCACTTCGAGCACACGCCGCTGACACGCGTCGCGCTCTCGGGCGGCACGTTCCTCGGGCGCCTGGACGCGGGGGAGCGCATGGACCTGGCGGCGTGCCGCCTCGCCGCGGCCGACCGCGCGCTCGTCTACACCTACTACGCCGAGCTGGACGGGGCCGGCCACCGGTTCGGCGTCGACTCCGACGCCTGGCGCGGTCAGCTGGCCCACGTGGACGGCCTGGCCAGGCGGCTGGCCGAGCAACTGCCGCCGCGTTCCGTGCTGTACATCACCGGCGACCACGGGATGGTCGACGTGCCGAGCACGGAGGACGCCCGGTTCGACTTCGACGAGGACTGGGAGCTGCGGGCGGGCGTGGCACGGCTCGGCGGCGAGGGGCGGGCCCGCCACCTGTACGCGGTGCCGGGCGCCGCGCCCGACGTGTACGCGGTGTGGCGCGAGGTGCTGGCCGGGCACGCGTGGGTGGCCACCCGCGACGAGGCCGTGGAACTCGGCTGGTTCGGGCCGCCGGGGACGCCGCTCGCGGCGCGGGTGCGGCAGCGGATCGGCGACGTGGTCGTGGCCATGACGGGGAACTCCGCCGTCGTCGCGGGCGTCACCGAGCCCAAGGAGTCCGCCCTCATCGGCATGCACGGCTCGGTGACGCCCGCCGAGCAGCTGGTGCCGCTGCTCGAAGTACGCACCTGACCAGGAGTCGACAACGTTGGCCGAACTCGCCTTCTTCTCGGGCACGATGGACTGCGGAAAGAGCACCCTCGCGCTCCAGATCCAGCACAACCGCTCGGCCCGCGGCCTGAACGGGCTGATCTTCACCAGGAACGACCGGGCCGGCGCCGGGCGGCTGTCCTCCCGGCTCGGCCTGGTGACCGACGCCGTCGAGGCGGACGAGTCGTTCGACTTCCACGCCCACCTGGTCAAGTACCTCACCGCGGGCGGTCGCGTGGACTACGTGATCACCGACGAGTCCCAGTTCCTGTCGTCCGGGCAGGTCGACCAGCTGGCCCGCATCGTGGACGACCTGGGCATCGACGTGTTCGCGTTCGGCATCACCACCGACTTCAGAACGCGCCTCTTCCCCGGTTCGCAGCGCCTGATCGAGCTGGCGGACCGGGTGGAGGTGCTTCAGGTCGAGGCGCTGTGCTGGTGCGGCGCCCGCGCGACGCACAACGCGCGGACGGTGGACGGGCGGATGGTCGTGGAGGGCGCGCAGGTCGTCGTGGGCGACGTGGGCGCGGGCAAGGAGGTCGGCTACGAGGTGCTGTGCCGCAGGCACCACCGCCGCCGCCTGACCGCGGCGTCGGCCGGCGCGGGACCCCTCTCGCCCGACGTGCTGCCGGCCGAGGGCGTTCCGCAGTCGGCGGCGGCACCCGGCCGGCAGGGCTGAGCCCCGCCGGCCGGTCCCGCGTCCCGCCGGATCAGCGACCGGCCGGGCGGATCACCGCGAACGGCGCCCCCTCGGGGTCGGTGACCCGGGCCCAGCGGCCGAAGGGCGACACCTGCGGCTCGCCGGCCCGTCGGCCCCCGAGGCGGTCGACCGTCTCAAGCGCCTCGTCGACGTCGGGCACCGCGAAGTACGTCAGCCAGTGCGGCCCCCGGTCGTGCGGCAGGGCGTCCGCGACGCCGCGGATGCCGGCGACCGGACGGGTGCCGAGGCTCAGCGTCAGCTGGTCGCTGCCCGCGGGCACCGCGGGTTCCGGCGCGGCGTCGTACCCGAAGACCATCGAGTAGAACTTGCCGACGCCCGCGGTCTCCGCGGTGATCAGCTCGTTCCACTCGGGCGCCCCCGCGGGGTGGCGGACGGAACTCCGCCGGCGCGGGCCGCCCTGCCACAAGCCGAACGCCGCCCCGCTCGGGTCGGCGGCGATCGCCAGCCGGCCCACCCCCTCGACATCCAGCGGGCCCACCGCCACCGTCCCGCCGCACTCGCGGACCGCCGCGGCCGTGCCGTCGGCGTCCCGCGTCGCGATGTACGGCAGCCATGCCACGACGCGCCGCAGCCCGGGGGCGATCTCCCCGAGCCCCGCCACCGGGTGCCCGTCGCGCATCGCCCGGGCGTACAGGCCGAGTTGCGACGGCCCCTCCTCGAACTCCCAACCGAAAAGCTCGTGATAGAAAGCCTGGCTCGCGGCCAGGTCGTGGACCATGAGACTCACCCAGCGATGTGTTCCGGAAACGGGCGGACTCGCTGCCTCGGTCATCCTTCTCTTCTCCTGTCGGACCATCGCGCCACTGCCGTTGTCGCCCTCACGAGTCTCCCCCTGGTGCCCGGGGAGAATGGGCCCATGACAGCAATGATCTCGGCAGCCGACCTGGCCCGCGCACTCGGCCCCGGAACGCCGCCCCACGAGCGTCCCGTTCTGCTCGACGTGCGCTGGCGGCTCGGCGGCCCGCCCGGCCGCCCGCAGTACGCGGCGGGGCACCTGCCGGGCGCCGTGTACGTCGACCTGGACACCGAGTTGGCCGCTCCGCCGGGGCCCGGCGGGCGGCACCCGCTGCCTGACCCCGAGCTCTTCGGCGCCGCGATGCGCCGCGCCGGGGTGTCGCACGGACGCCCCGTGGTGGTCTACGACGACGGGCAGGGCTGGGCGGCGGCCCGCGCCTGGTGGCTGCTGCGCTGGGCCGGGCACCCGCGGGTGCGCGTTCTGGACGGCGGTCTCGCCGCGTGGCAGGGCGCGCTCGACACCGGGGTGCCCGAGCCGCGGGAGGGCGACTTCGTCCCCGCGCCCGGCGCCCTGCCGGTCCTGGACGCCGACGGCGCCGCCCGCCTCGCCCGCGAGGGAGTGCTGCTCGACGCGCGCGCGGCCGAGCGCTACCGGGGCGAGGTGGAGCCGATCGATCCGGTCGGCGGGCACATCCCCGGCGCGGTGTCCGCGCCGACCACGGAGAACGCCGGGGCCGACGGCAGGCTGCGGCCCCGCGAGGAACTCGCCGCCCGCTACGCGGAGCTGGGCGCCGGGCCGGGCGTCGCGGTCGGCGTGTACTGCGGCTCAGGGGTCTCCGCGGCGCACGCGGTGCTCGCGCTGGCCGAGGCGGGCGTGGAGGCGGCCCTGTACCCCGGTTCGTGGAGCGAGTGGACCGCGGACCCCGGGCGGCCCGTCGCGACGGGCCAGGAGCCCGGCTGAGGGCCGGTCCGGGGCGCCGGGCCCCGGACCTCAGTCCTTCTTCTTGCGGCGGGTGCCGAAGACGATCTCGTCCCAGCTCGGCACGGCGGCCCGGCGGCCCGGGCGGACGCCGTCGGCCTCCGCCTGCCGATCGGTGTTGCCGGTCAGCCGGTCCCTGTGCCCGCCGACCGAACGCGGCATCAGCACGTCCGCGTACGTGGACCCCGCGCTGGCCGCGGGCGCCTCGCGGCCGCGCGCCGACTCCTCGTCCTCCGGCTCCGCGCCGTCCGCGGCCGATCCGGGCGGCGGCGCGGCCTGCTCGGGGACCACCAGGTCGCCCCGGAAGCTCGGAACGGCTTCGAGGAGGCTGGTCAGCGAGTCCGTGTCGTTGTCCGCCGCGATCCTGGGCCCGGGCGGGCGCTCGCCGTCGCGCGGCAGCCTGGCGATGCGCGGCACGAACGGGGTGCTGGGCTCGGGCGTGTCGTCGCTCTCGCCCAGCAGGGCGCGCGCCTCGTCGTCCACGGCCTGCACCAGCCGCCGCGGCGGGTCGTAGGTCCAGCTCGCCGAGTGCGTCTCGCCCGCCACGCGGTAGACGAGCAGCACCTCCCACGTGCCGTCGTCCCGGCGCCAGGAGTCCCAGCGCACCGCGTCCTTGTCCGCGCCGCGCAGCATCAGCCGCTCGGTGACCGCGTCGCCGAGCTGGGGGCCCGCGCTCTCGCCCGGGCGCCGCACGGGGGTCTTGCGGGCCCGCTCGGCCATGAAGGCGCGCTCGGCGAGCACCGGGCCCTCGAAGCGGCGCACGCGCTCCACGGGGATGCCGGCGAACTGGGCCACCTCCTCGGCCGTGGCGCCGGCCCGTATGCGCGCCTGGATGTCGCGCGGGCGCAGGTGGTTCTCGACCTCGATCTCGATCTGGCCGAGTCTGGCCCTGTCGTTCCTGACGGCGGCACGCAGCCGCTCGTCGATGGGCAGTGTGTACTCCGTGTTGTCGGCAGCCTTGAGCACCAGGCGTGTGCCGTCATTGCTCACGGCCACGACACGCAGTTCGGGCACGAGGACCTCCCGGTGGTGCCTGCCGACGTCACGTACGTCGCTGCTCCCGCTGGACGAGTGTGACCTGCCCGGGCGCAGCGTGCCACAACCTTGCCGACTTGCCCGGCGTGTCGGGCCGGGGTCCTGAGCCGCCGTTATGGCACAGTCACCACTTTGCCACGTGTGGTGACCGGCGCGAACGATGTCCGCACACGGGTGCCGCCCGGGGCCAGGACCCGGAATTTCACACTACTCCATTGGGGCCACCCCAACAGGGCGCCGCGCCATGGAAGTTTTCCCCGGGCCAGGGATGTTGACGCGGCCCGCGCCCGGCCGATCTCCCTTCGTAAGGGTGACAAGTTTCACAGAGGGGGCGGTTCGGGAGCTTCCGCTGCCCCGGTCGGGCGCCGTTCGGGGACAACCGCACACGGTGTGCGCGAAGCGGCAAATGGTGGAACTTCCCGCGAAGAAACCGTGCGCGGAACGTGAGCGCTGTTCCGGGGCGGTGCCGTGGGGCCGGCCCGGTGCGGGTGGCAGGATCGGGGACATGGACCGCGCCATCGACCCGCATCCGTACGACGCCCTGCTGCTGTTGTCCTTCGGCGGCCCGGAAGGCCCCGACGACGTGCTGCCGTTCCTGGAGAACGTCACCAGGGGCCGCGGCATCCCCCGTGAACGTCTGGCCGAAGTGGGCGCGCACTATCACCTCTTCGGAGGCGTCAGCCCCATCAACGAGCAGAACCGGACACTGCTCGCCGCGCTGCGCGCCGACTTCGCGGCGCACGGCCTCGACCTGCCGGTCCACTGGGGCAACCGGAACTGGGGCCCGTACCTCACCGACACCCTGCGGGAGATGGTCCGTGCGGGCCACCGCCGCGTCCTGGTGTTCGCGACGAGCGCCTACGCGTCCTACTCGGGCTGCCGGCAGTACCGCGAGGACCTGGCGGGGGCACTCGCCACGCTCACCGCGGAGGGCCTCAAGCCCCCGCGGATCGACAAGCTGCGGCACTACTTCAACCACCCCGGGTTCCTGACGACGATGACCGACGGCGTCCTCGACGCCCTGGCCCGGCTGCCCGAGGACGTGCGCGACGGCGCGCACCTGGCGTTCACCACCCACTCCATCCCGGACTCGGCGGCCGACACCTCGGGCCCGCCCGCCTCGCACGGTCCCGGCGGCGCCTACGTCGCCCAGCACCTGGACGCGGCCCGCCACATCGCGGACGCGGTGCGCGCGGCCACCGGCACCGAGCGCCCCTGGCGGCTGGTGTACCAGTCCCGCAGCGGCGCGCCGCACATCCCGTGGCTTGAGCCCGACATCGGCGACCACCTGGCCGAGCTGCACGCCTCGGGCGCCCCCGCCGTGGTGATGGTGCCGATCGGGTTCGTGTCGGACCACATGGAGGTCCTGTACGACCTCGACACGGAGGCCATGGCCACCGCCGCGGAACTCGGCCTGCCCGCCGTGCGGTCGGCGACCGTCGGCGCCGACCCGCGGTTCGTCGCCGCGGTGCGGGACCTCGTGCTCGAACGGGCGGCCACCGAGCGGGGCGAGACCCCCGCGCGCTGCGCGCTGGGCGCGCTGGGACCGAGCCACGACCTGTGCCCCGTCGGTTGCTGCCCGGGCCGCCGGGCCCTGCCCGCCGCCGCCGGCGCCGACAGCCCCTACGCCTGAGGAGGCCCCGTGAGCGAGACCACACCGGAAGCCGCACCGCGGACCGCCCAGGACGACGGGCGG
Above is a genomic segment from Streptomyces marincola containing:
- a CDS encoding M16 family metallopeptidase, which gives rise to MPMGHTATPEESVGGLSATEHRLANGLRVVLSEDHLTPVAAVCLWYDVGSRHEVEGRTGLAHLFEHLMFQGSQQVKGSGHFELVQGAGGSLNGTTSFERTNYFETMPAHQLELALWLEADRMGTLLTALDEESLENQRDVVKNERRQRYDNVPYGTAFERLTAMVYPEGHPYHHLPIGSMADLDAASLADAQEFFRTYYAPNNAVLAVVGDIDPETTLAWVEKYFGSIPSHDGKRPPRDGSLPDTLGGETRELLREDVPARALMAAYRLPRDGVREADAADLALTVLGGGESSRLHNRLVRRDRTAVAVGFGMLRLSGAPSMGWLDVKTSGDAEIAAIDAAVDEELARFAAEGPTPEEMERAQAQLEREWLDRLATVGGRADELCKYAVLFGDPQLALTAVRRILDVTPEEVKAVAAARLRPDNRAVLVYEPTGDPADTDTEEQDATEGADQ
- a CDS encoding M16 family metallopeptidase, with protein sequence MQLHPRPTAGTPRPWAFPAPERGALPNGLTVLRCHRPGQRVIAVEVSLTAPLAAEPTGQEGVATIMARALSEGTDRHSAEEFAAELERYGATLDTFADHPGVRVSLEVPASRLTKALGLLADALRAPAFAESEIERLVANRLDEIPHELANPGRRAAVALYDTLFPADSRLARPRQGTAESVARIDAKSVRAFYEAHVRPSAATVVVVGDLTGIDLDAALLGTLGAWTGPAAGPPVWAPFSADDTGRVVIVDRPGAVQTQLLIARLGQDRHDPAYPARRLGIYCLGGTITSRLDRVLREEKGYTYGIRSFSQVLRSRADGAGAALLGIRGSVATDVTGPALADLWRVLRELAEGGLTEEERDAAVQYLVGVAPLSFETAAAVAGTLADQVEEELPDDYQATLYARLADTGAVEATAAVVRAFPVDRLVTVLVGDASQIAEPVRELGIGEVTVVAG
- a CDS encoding GntR family transcriptional regulator, whose translation is MRISAHTVCTAIRDDIVGGVLPPGARLAEEQLAQRYGVSRVPVREALRTLESEGFVVSRRHAGACVAQPGDREAADLLDIRALLEPLGAARAAQRRTEAHLKVLRGLVRLGRQRAGQGQEADLRSLGDWFHETVAQATGNPGLTAMLVQLRRKVTWLYAGEPLSRAVSLWQERGALVDAIARGDAERARMLSAAQLERANPARRQFRPVGVRGQKPAVNTARGQI
- a CDS encoding HPr family phosphocarrier protein, producing MAERRVTIGWAEGLHARPASIFVRAATAAGVPVSVARAGGAPVNAASMLAVLSLGAEGGEEIVLASTAADAAAAEAALDRLAKLVSEGLEELPETV
- a CDS encoding bifunctional acetate--CoA ligase family protein/GNAT family N-acetyltransferase, whose translation is MRMPAQPPYPAHWEADVVLRDGGTTHIRPITPDDARRLVGFYERVSDQSKYYRFFAPYPRLSDRDVHRFTHHDYVDRVGLAATVGGEFLATVRYDRVDGNGRAAPAPADRAEVAFLVQDAHQGRGLASVLLEHIAAVARERGIRRFEAEVLPANGKMIKVFTDAGYVQRRSFADGAVHLSLDLEPTAESVAVMRAREQRAEARSVERLLAPRSVAVIGAGRAPGGAGRTVLAGLRSCGFRGEVYAVNAALPDGATELGGVPAFRSVRDIGAPVDLAVVAVPADRVAAVTEDCGEHGVQGLLVLAAGHTRDQRRALVARARSYGMRVIGPGAFGVINTASDVRLNASPAPRLPRRGRIGLFTQSAAIGIAVLDELDGRGAGLSTFLSAGSRADVSGNDALQFWDEDPHTGVVLMYLESVGNPRKFTRLARRTAAAGTPVVVVRGGRHSGGAPPHDHAVPAGGAPESTVSALLAQAGVIEADTAVELVDTGLLLAHQPLPRGPRVAVIGNAEALALVAHDACRAHALAPLPPVVLGGAADAADFGRALAAALRDPETDAVVVTAVPGAGLGRPSGADRLASALADAAAGADKPVVVAHLALDGPAAGLAGHGVPAYPAAERAVRALAHAVRHAAWRTGAAAPGRVPQFDDIDEARAARLLAGAAPAGAGPARLTDEAAHVLLAAYGIAVAPALPAGDPAAAAAAAARLGYPVALKSTAPHARHRADLGGVRLGLATEGELRRAWADLTGPGAPPAAAGERAGARHPRPVVQAMAPRGVDTVVRATADPAIGAVLSFGLAGPPSELLGDVGHRLLPVTDRDVAALVRSIRAAPMLFGWRGAPPADTAALEELLLRLGRLLEDRPEVAAVGLDPVVVAPRGVTVLSAAVTVAPPPPRADLGPRRLPAY